CTGGCACGCACCAAGGGCATCCACCAGGCACGCCTCCCGAGTATAGGCTTCTACTGCAATGACATTCTGGAAGCAGTGCAGAGAGACCACACCATGGCCAGTTGCCCAAATGTCCAGGATGTGTTGCACCTTGGGGCAAGTCTGTGAGGAGAGAAACTAGGTCTTGGATCCAACAATTTGGCCATGCCTTTTTGTACCCCCCACCCCATTCCACACCTCGCCATCTGCCACCTCCCGATCCCAGCACCTGCTTCTGCCTGTTCCGTTGATGGCTCAGGGCCTCGGAGAGGTGGGAATATGGTCGAGTTCGAGTGCCCTTGCCCACATAGAAGATGGCATGGATAAAGGTCTGGAAGCATTCAGCTGGGCTCAGGATATGGCATCGGGCAGGCAGGTTCTGGGTCACCCTGGAGTAAAAACAAATGTCTCCACAATGTAGGTGATACCTGTGGTGCCAGTCTGTTCCACACTTTTCCTGTCCTGCCTCTTGGTGCCCAATTCATCATCCCCTGATCAGTGTCCCCACCCCTCTCACTTTAACACCACCACTGCTCTATTTATCCATTAAGGCCTGAGAGCATGTTGCCTTTGTATGTTTTTTAACAGTTCTCATGTATTTTGGAGGTCAAGTTTTTATCTCAAATTAAAATTTGCCACAAATTTTCCCCcccaatctattttctttttattttgctcatatttctttttgttgtacagaatgttaaaattttttttatataaagacATCTCTCTTGTTCCTAATAACTTCTTCTTTTGAAGGGGGGGGTGTCTTCTTTCTGCAATTAAGATAAATatattctttcactttcttccatcttttttgtaGTCCTTATATTTAAGTCTATCATAAAGCTGGAATTATTCAATGAGTATGGTGCAGGATGCAGGTCTAACTTATTTCCCACCATGCTGCTAATCCATTTACcttttaaaagtaataaatgcttTACTGATGTTTTTCCCCTCATATTCTTGCCACTTACCAATGATTCTCTCACCCACACAGAACTCTCTTCTAACAAACCAAGCAGTTTTCCCATGTCCATTTGAAACTAATGAAGCTTTCTCCAGTTCCTTTCCCTCCCATTACGTTTAATGAACATTTATCGTTTTCATGTATTTTATTAGCCATagactggactagatggcctttgagattCCTTCTGTATGAATGCTAGAGCTGGAAGTACCCTTAGAACATAGtctacagaatgtcagagctagaagtgGCCTTAGAATACAGGATATGTTccacacagaatgtcagagcaaggaggaaccttagaacacaggatgtcagGGCTAGGAGGGTCTTTAgacacaggatgtcagagctgagaggacacttagaacagagaatgtcagagttgagaGGACTCTTacaacagagaatgtcagagctgggagggactttaaAACACAAAATGTTAAGAGCAAGGAGGCAACTTAGAACAAATAAATGCTGGAGTtaggagagcccttagaacacaggatgtcagagctgggagggaaatTAGAACAGATTATCAGAACTAGGAAGGaacttagaatacagaatgtagagtcagtgctgggagggtccttagaacataaTTTTAGGGCTAGGAGGgactttagaaattaaaatggcaGAAGACAGCCCAAAAAtattagaatcagaaagaacttTCAGGACTATCACATTTATCCCTTTattgtacagttgaggaaaccaaggtcctgggaagggaagagattttCCCAAAGTCATCCAGGAGCCTTTTGCAAAGTCAGGACCTGAACTCAGGCCCATTAACTGTCCATCTGAGGCTCTTTCTTCTAGATACCAAGATACCTACCTGACCCCTAGTGGCAGTTTTCATACCTTGGATCCAGGAGCAGGTAGGTGAAACTTGACTTAACAATCCCTTCTCGCCACCTCTGGGTCCGGTCTGGCTGGTCAAACTGCTGGGCCAGGACATCCTCATCATCCTGGGCATTAGGGACACAGCCTGTCTGCAGGGCCAGGGTCAGTTCTGGGCTGTACCTTGTTGGGGCTGGGCCACATCCAGACCAGGAGAGGAAAGAGTCAGAAAACTACTGGGCTCACTGTCAAGTGGGGAGTTAAGTGTGCACTGATGAATCCTCTCATGAGAGAAACAGAGGCCCAAGGAACAGACTTACCCATAGTCACAAAGTAGATCCTCTGACTATGAGGACAGTCAGGCTGAGTTTATTAAAGATTCCAGGATTCTTGGGAAGATACGTTAAGCCTCCCTCACCTGGACGTGGGATTTCTCTCCATCCCAAAGCCCCATCACCTCCCCGGAAAGGGAACTTACCAGCTGGCCCCCTAAGGCTCCCCTCCTTCAGTCGCCTCAGATAGTATTGTCTGGTGAAGGGAGTGATAGGGCCTGGGCTCTCCCCGAGGGCCCGGAGATGCTTCAACAGCTCCTGGTTGGACAGGGTTGAAGGGTCTTGTGGTGGGAAAGGTGTAGATGGATCACAGTTAATTCGTCTATCCGTGATTATGTCCTCAGTGTGCACTGGCAACTTGAGCCCAGCCTTGGGATCAGTATGTATATGTTCTGTGGGCTTTGGCCTAGAAGGCTGCAGAGACTGTCCCACAGGGAACTGTTTGGGATGCAGGATTGGACGTGCCCTCGATGGCTCTGGAGGCTTTCGGATGCAATTCTGGTTGGTGCTGACTCTGAGGCCTTGGAGGACATGGTCCTCCTCATCTTCACCATCCTCTGTCAGCCATATGTTGGCCCCATCCTCACTACCCTGGGAAGTTTGGTCATCAGTTAGGAAGTCATTAAAGGGGTTGTCTTCTGTGAATTCTGCCAAGTTGCCAGTCTGGGTGGTGGGGAGAGCTGCTCTGGCCACCTCTAAACTGTCCAGGGTTAGGTACTTTCCTTCCCTAGGACTCTCATTACCCCCAGAGCCTGGGCCATACCTTCCAGGAGGTATCTTTGGGGGTGGGCCTTGCTCCCCACTATTGCCAGAATGAGAAGTGATACTGCCCTCTCTATTGTGGGAGCTCAAGCCCTTAAGCTTGCAGGATATCCCAAAATCTTGGGGCTCTGGGGGGGAACCCAGCACCAGTCCCCTCAGCTGAGCATTCAGGTGGATCACAGGGTCTGTCATGGCTGGTATCATGTCTGATTCATCCAGAGTGGGCTGGGAGTGCCAGGTATTCAGTATCATGGCCCTGAGCTCGGCCCTCAGGGATGCGTAGGTCACATCCTTCTTCAGGGGCCCTGATGTCTGGGGAGCTTTGCTATCTGGGGAGCCCATGTCCACAGGCAATATTTGGGTGGGGCTGGACTCTGCAGTGTTGCCTGGCTGGGACCCACTCCCACTCTTTTTGGGCTGAAGTGGTACAGCCCCAGGAGCCTCTGGGGtgactgagctggaagggacagcCCTGGGTGCCTGGGCATCAGGGCCACAGACTTCCACTGCAGTGAAGAAGGACTCGTTAGAGGAGCTGCCTGTTTCAGCCAGGGGAGAACTGGGAGGTGTCTCAGTTTGAGCTTTCCAGGAATAATCTGGGCCTAGGTAAAAGAAGCAGCTGTGGTCTGGGGAGATATCATCCTGTCCCAGGTGGGGCACAGAGCCCAACCTAGGAGCTAGAGGTGTGGATGTGGGGTGGGGTGAGAGAGGTGCAGGGAAGCTGATGTCAGGTTCAGAGACTTTATCCATCCTGAGTCCTTTCTCCTGTGAGAGCTGAAGATGAGCTGGGAGAGGCTGGCTTGGGAGGCTGTGCCCAGCCCCTAAAGCTGTCCTCTCCACCTCACTCCCATCCAGCTGGGCTCTGACTATGCTGCCCAGAGGCCCTGGGCTAAATGTCCTATCTGAAAGTCCCCAGATGCTGGTGTCAAGGTCCTCTCCATTCAGGGCTGAGAAGGGGCTGCCACCTCGATCCTCCCCTCTGCAAAGGGCATGGCAAGAGGGCGCTTCCTGGGGGCCAGTATGTTCCCTCAAGATCTCAACACACTCCTTGTTCCCCTGCTCCAGGGCGAGGTCCAGTGCTTGTTTCCCATCCTATGAGCAAAACTGTTAGAATACtagccctccccacccccccacccccaccttgtgCCTTTCCCCAACCCCTAAAGAAACCCTGTGTCTTCCCTGCATCTCCTCCCAACCCCAGACACCTGGTCCTGAAGCTCCGGGTCCCCTCCTTCCCTCAGAAGGAGTTTCAGGCACTTGCAACAGCCCCAGGATGCAGCTACATGCACAGGGGTCAGGGCATcctcagacctagagacaagaggcaATCAGAGCCTGGGAGCACAAGACCAGGAGCTTCCTGGCTGTAGGGACTCTGAtcggtggggggggaaggggtggTCCTTGTAGGGTCCTCAGATCGAGATCTCCCTCTATGAATGTCTGTTCCCTTTCCAAGGGCCCCCTCTTCAGAGAATGGCACTGCTGGGAGTTAGGGCGGGTAGGGCAAGTTGGGATGCTAGTCCCCACCGGGGGAGTTCGTCACAGGCCCATGTAAGACTGAATGTCGGAGCAGTACCGGGCATTGGGGTTCGCTCCGTGCCGCAGCAGCACCATCAGGCACTGCAGGCTGCTCTCGTGCTCGCTCCCTGCCGCCAGGTGGACCGCAGCCACACCATCGGACAGCACCAGGTTAGGGTCAGCTCCAGCTCTCAGCAGCGATTCCACCACCCTGCAGGGAGCAGAGAACCTCGAATTGGAGCGGGGCCCAGATCCCGGCCGGAGCTGGCCGAGCCTGGAACTGGCTCCAGAACCTCAAGCGCCCCCCAGCTGAGCCGTGGGCCGCCAGAGGTGCAGAGCCTTGAGCTCCCCGACTGAGCCTGGGCCTCAGGAGAAGCAGAGCTGGAGAGACTCTAGGACAAGCACTGAGTCCCAGGAAGAGCCAGAGTCCTGAGTGCCCCGGCCAAGCCCGGGAAAAACATGCTCCAGCATTTCTGACAGCCCGGGCCCCAAGAGGATCAGAACCTCGAGAGCCCCGGCCAAACCGGAGTAGATGTGCCCCGGCTCCCCTGACAGCCCAGCCCCAGGTGGAGCAGAGCCCTGAGCGCCCCGGCCGAGCCCAGAGTCCCTAGCTGAGCCCGGACAGCCCGGGGGAAGGGAtttgttcttccctcctttgGGCGGTAGGGTCCCAGCCCCTACAGGGCAGGAGGGCTTGCACCGGGCCGGCCTCTCACCGTTCCTGTCGGTCACACAGGGCCTCGCGAAGCCTCTGCGCCAGAGCCAAGGCAGCCGGGATCGTTTCTCTCCTCTCCCGGCCAGGTGGGTCCGGGCCGGGACCATCCACGCAGTCTTCTGTACGATCCGCTGTCCGCGGTTCCCTCGCCGCAGCCATTCGAACTTCCCTCCCTACTCTGTGCGCCTGCGCAACCTGTCTCCCGGCTATTGGCGGTCTCAGTCTCCACCATCTGAGGTATGACAGGGGTGGAGCCAGAGGTGTTACCGCCTCGGAGCTCTGGGATCTGAAGAGTTCCTAATCCCTGGCTCCCACACAGCTGAGATAAACAGGCGGGCGGGGCCTGGGCGGAGGAGATAAAGTGCGAGGAGGAGGGCGAGCTGGAGTGGACAGCTCCCCGGCTTTCAGGTCCCGGCGCAACAATCCCGAGTCTGTCCAGGTTGGGTGTTCCCGCTCACTGCACAAACACGATTAGCCAAGGTCACGTGAAGGCATGAGTGAAGTTGGAACTACCGGGGTATTTGGGAAGTTCTCTCCAGCCGCTTGTGGCAGAGGACCGACTCCTGTGCAGCAGGGCAGCAGCCCAGGCACTGGCTAGTCTTGTTTAGGGATTACCCTTCCAATTCCTATCTCTACAGAGATCTAACAAAGAAAGgctcagggaagggaagaggattgTCCAAGATAGTGTGAAACACAACCCCATATTAGTTTCCAGCGCTGATCAGGTAGCTATGTGGGAAGCGAGGGGAGATACTTAATTAAAATATAACCCGTCACAACACAACAGAGCAAGAGGTAAGCAGTGCTGCTACTCAGATTATAGCTGGGTCCTTGTTTGTCTTGCTGGTTGGGTCCCTGGTTTCTAGGGGCTGCTCCAAACCAAATCACTGTGAAGACCTTCCTAATAACTGGACCTGTTGGGGATGAAATAGACTGCAGATGAATTCTTTCACTGGGGGGTCTCCAAGAAGCTGGTTTCTCAGGTTGAGATTGTACTAATGGACTTCTCTCTGATTCTGATTCTCTCAACTTGACACTCATCACTGAATTACAGAATCTTTGATTTGAAGGGGAGCCCAAATGTCTCCTGTCCAACTCCTGCTAAAACAGCAGGCATCCCTTCTTTCCCTGGTACATTATTGATGCCACTTAAAATACCTCTAGTGGGGTATTCACTCTCTCCCCAAGCAACCCATTCCATCTGTCAGGATGTCCCTTATAGTGAAGTGGAAACTATTCTCTATAGCCAATTCCGTTCTCGAAGACCATAGCTCTCAAAATACTTGGAGACAACACCAGTTCCTCTCAAATAGTCTCTTTTCCAGACTCAAAATCTGTAATTCCCCATCTTTGTGCTAGCTCTCTTCAGGAAACAACAAAGATTACTTCTGGGCCCAGTTTCCAAATAAAAGATTCTCAATCTTACTGATTCATTAAATGACAGGTTTCCATGGAGAAAATCTGATTGGGAAATGTTCCCACAACACTCCAAGTTCTTTAAAGATAGTTGTGTTGGACCTCAGCCACAggaccacagatttagaactggaagggagcttagaagtcaagacaggtgaagtgacttggccagtacTACAGGTAGTATTTATCAGAGATGGAAGTTGAATTCAGTTCCTCTAACTCTAGAACCAGTGTGTaatctttccattgtatcatgcTGCACCTACAACATTAACTGGTCTTATTCCCAAGCATTTCAGGAAGGGAAAACTCAGTTTTCTGCTAACATCTCAATATCCCTCTTCCTGTCCACATTCCCAAGTCCTGATCTCAGAGGCAGAGAAGACCTCAGATATCTTCTAGTTCCATTTTTACCTAATGGCCTGTATTCTTGACAAGGAGTGACCTAGCCTCTGCCTGATGCCTACATTCTGCTGGTCTATAGACATCTTCTGTCTCCCTACCATTTTTCCCACTGCTGCCCTCTGGagtcaaacaaaacaagtctGGTGCTGCTTTTCACCTCCCCACCCATCTTCACATCTATGAAAAGAAACACCATGTCCCTTCTAAGTCAGCTCTTCTCCTGGTGAAATATCCCTTGTTCCTTCAGGCTATCCTCATGGCCTAATtccaatctccccccccccccccatcctggctagttttcctctttttatcATGCTTATTCAGCACTATTTCTCCTAAAATGTGACCCACTTACATATACACCTCTCAAATAGggattattcattttgtatttgtatccccagaacttagcagtGTTTGGCCCAAAATAAAGTTCACCCAGAGCTGAACAAAATACTTTAAATGCGATTTGACCAGGGTAAAGGGTGGCATATATGTATTCCTCTCATTCTAGCCATGATGCCAGAACCCAGGAGAGGGGTAAAAACCAACCACCTATCCAGACACAGAACATGATACTGACAGTTTAATAGTCAAAATATGTATCACAGGGCCCACAGGCTGCATTTAGCATTGTGGCAACACAGGCCCATGTACCCAGATCAGTCATTGATTGGACCTCCCCCAAAAGCCATCATCTCCACTGTTCTTAAGGACCCTTCTCCAGGGCCTATCCCAGGCAAAGGAGGAGATGGAAGAACCTGGAGACTTGAGGCAGGTCTCAAACGGTGGCTTCCATTTCAGCTGGCTCTTCTTCCTCTAGGAGGCTGTAAGAGGCATGTGTCTGGAAAGGTCTTTGCAACGGGTGGGCCAGCAGCTTGGCCATGCAGTTGTGCAGTTC
This sequence is a window from Monodelphis domestica isolate mMonDom1 chromosome 3, mMonDom1.pri, whole genome shotgun sequence. Protein-coding genes within it:
- the ANKLE1 gene encoding ankyrin repeat and LEM domain-containing protein 1 isoform X1 translates to MAAAREPRTADRTEDCVDGPGPDPPGRERRETIPAALALAQRLREALCDRQERVVESLLRAGADPNLVLSDGVAAVHLAAGSEHESSLQCLMVLLRHGANPNARSEDALTPVHVAASWGCCKCLKLLLREGGDPELQDQDGKQALDLALEQGNKECVEILREHTGPQEAPSCHALCRGEDRGGSPFSALNGEDLDTSIWGLSDRTFSPGPLGSIVRAQLDGSEVERTALGAGHSLPSQPLPAHLQLSQEKGLRMDKVSEPDISFPAPLSPHPTSTPLAPRLGSVPHLGQDDISPDHSCFFYLGPDYSWKAQTETPPSSPLAETGSSSNESFFTAVEVCGPDAQAPRAVPSSSVTPEAPGAVPLQPKKSGSGSQPGNTAESSPTQILPVDMGSPDSKAPQTSGPLKKDVTYASLRAELRAMILNTWHSQPTLDESDMIPAMTDPVIHLNAQLRGLVLGSPPEPQDFGISCKLKGLSSHNREGSITSHSGNSGEQGPPPKIPPGRYGPGSGGNESPREGKYLTLDSLEVARAALPTTQTGNLAEFTEDNPFNDFLTDDQTSQGSEDGANIWLTEDGEDEEDHVLQGLRVSTNQNCIRKPPEPSRARPILHPKQFPVGQSLQPSRPKPTEHIHTDPKAGLKLPVHTEDIITDRRINCDPSTPFPPQDPSTLSNQELLKHLRALGESPGPITPFTRQYYLRRLKEGSLRGPAAPTRYSPELTLALQTGCVPNAQDDEDVLAQQFDQPDRTQRWREGIVKSSFTYLLLDPRVTQNLPARCHILSPAECFQTFIHAIFYVGKGTRTRPYSHLSEALSHQRNRQKQVLGSGGGRWRGVEWGGGYKKAWPNCWIQDLVSLLTDLPQGATHPGHLGNWPWCGLSALLPECHCSRSLYSGGVPGGCPWDASALQSEEGPLLWGNSKLAAPSAQTAGCTPAAPGSGHLPGRRGTAASASRRPSWYLNGCILLWLLKQVCERLFLSPELQTRPKRPSEIQGSRH
- the ANKLE1 gene encoding ankyrin repeat and LEM domain-containing protein 1 isoform X2 — protein: MAAAREPRTADRTEDCVDGPGPDPPGRERRETIPAALALAQRLREALCDRQERVVESLLRAGADPNLVLSDGVAAVHLAAGSEHESSLQCLMVLLRHGANPNARSEDALTPVHVAASWGCCKCLKLLLREGGDPELQDQDGKQALDLALEQGNKECVEILREHTGPQEAPSCHALCRGEDRGGSPFSALNGEDLDTSIWGLSDRTFSPGPLGSIVRAQLDGSEVERTALGAGHSLPSQPLPAHLQLSQEKGLRMDKVSEPDISFPAPLSPHPTSTPLAPRLGSVPHLGQDDISPDHSCFFYLGPDYSWKAQTETPPSSPLAETGSSSNESFFTAVEVCGPDAQAPRAVPSSSVTPEAPGAVPLQPKKSGSGSQPGNTAESSPTQILPVDMGSPDSKAPQTSGPLKKDVTYASLRAELRAMILNTWHSQPTLDESDMIPAMTDPVIHLNAQLRGLVLGSPPEPQDFGISCKLKGLSSHNREGSITSHSGNSGEQGPPPKIPPGRYGPGSGGNESPREGKYLTLDSLEVARAALPTTQTGNLAEFTEDNPFNDFLTDDQTSQGSEDGANIWLTEDGEDEEDHVLQGLRVSTNQNCIRKPPEPSRARPILHPKQFPVGQSLQPSRPKPTEHIHTDPKAGLKLPVHTEDIITDRRINCDPSTPFPPQDPSTLSNQELLKHLRALGESPGPITPFTRQYYLRRLKEGSLRGPAAPTRYSPELTLALQTGCVPNAQDDEDVLAQQFDQPDRTQRWREGIVKSSFTYLLLDPRVTQNLPARCHILSPAECFQTFIHAIFYVGKGTRTRPYSHLSEALSHQRNRQKQTCPKVQHILDIWATGHGVVSLHCFQNVIAVEAYTREACLVDALGMQVLSNQKKGHYYGVIASWPLHRRRRLGVHLLHRALGIFLAEGERQLRPPDVPVGT
- the ANKLE1 gene encoding ankyrin repeat and LEM domain-containing protein 1 isoform X3 codes for the protein MAAAREPRTADRTEDCVDGPGPDPPGRERRETIPAALALAQRLREALCDRQERVVESLLRAGADPNLVLSDGVAAVHLAAGSEHESSLQCLMVLLRHGANPNARSEDALTPVHVAASWGCCKCLKLLLREGGDPELQDQDGKQALDLALEQGNKECVEILREHTGPQEAPSCHALCRGEDRGGSPFSALNGEDLDTSIWGLSDRTFSPGPLGSIVRAQLDGSEVERTALGAGHSLPSQPLPAHLQLSQEKGLRMDKVSEPDISFPAPLSPHPTSTPLAPRLGSVPHLGQDDISPDHSCFFYLGPDYSWKAQTETPPSSPLAETGSSSNESFFTAVEVCGPDAQAPRAVPSSSVTPEAPGAVPLQPKKSGSGSQPGNTAESSPTQILPVDMGSPDSKAPQTSGPLKKDVTYASLRAELRAMILNTWHSQPTLDESDMIPAMTDPVIHLNAQLRGLVLGSPPEPQDFGISCKLKGLSSHNREGSITSHSGNSGEQGPPPKIPPGRYGPGSGGNESPREGKYLTLDSLEVARAALPTTQTGNLAEFTEDNPFNDFLTDDQTSQGSEDGANIWLTEDGEDEEDHVLQGLRVSTNQNCIRKPPEPSRARPILHPKQFPVGQSLQPSRPKPTEHIHTDPKAGLKLPVHTEDIITDRRINCDPSTPFPPQDPSTLSNQELLKHLRALGESPGPITPFTRQYYLRRLKEGSLRGPAAPTRYSPELTLALQTGCVPNAQDDEDVLAQQFDQPDRTQRWREGIVKSSFTYLLLDPRVTQNLPARCHILSPAECFQTFIHAIFYVGKGTRTRPYSHLSEALSHQRNRQKQT